Proteins encoded by one window of Paenibacillus sp. DCT19:
- a CDS encoding DUF2569 domain-containing protein, giving the protein MQPHTEEQKVDYRPLGISGLGGWLVLVQIGLYLTMIMVLVQLFRYSLTALNPETWEILTSNQSSFYHPWWGPIIMFEATYNALFFVFSIVTLVMFYRKKSVFPRLMIIFYSVSLAVSIIDYLLLLQIPIARELEDGSGLTGIVRLVITCAIWIPYFIKSERVRNTFIR; this is encoded by the coding sequence ATGCAACCACATACAGAAGAGCAAAAAGTAGATTATCGCCCGTTAGGTATATCTGGGCTTGGTGGGTGGCTGGTTCTTGTACAGATTGGACTTTATCTTACAATGATTATGGTTCTAGTCCAATTATTTCGGTACTCCTTAACAGCTTTGAACCCAGAGACATGGGAGATTTTAACGTCGAACCAATCGAGCTTTTACCACCCTTGGTGGGGGCCGATCATTATGTTTGAAGCCACATATAATGCGCTGTTCTTCGTATTTAGCATAGTTACGCTTGTTATGTTTTATCGAAAGAAATCTGTATTCCCTCGTCTGATGATCATATTTTATAGTGTTAGTTTAGCTGTGAGCATCATCGATTATCTGTTGTTGCTTCAGATTCCTATTGCGAGAGAACTTGAGGATGGAAGTGGGTTAACCGGAATTGTAAGGTTGGTTATCACCTGCGCAATATGGATTCCTTATTTTATTAAATCTGAACGAGTTCGGAATACGTTTATCCGGTAA
- a CDS encoding isoprenyl transferase has product MITKKMPGQGIQNDHFPNHIAMMMDGNGRWAKQRGLPRTAGHYAGMKTMRKIIRICCKMNLKYLTLYAFSSENWKRPKDEVDYILSLPEQFFDEATLQEFDENNIRVQFLGDIRKFSTGLTDMMQSTVERTRNNDGMILNFAMNYGGRADIMHAMEQIVASGIHPDEITEELFESYLYTEGQPSPELIIRTSGEIRLSNFLLWQSATSELWFTPTYWPDFNQKLLDSAIQEYIERKTRE; this is encoded by the coding sequence ATGATAACCAAGAAGATGCCAGGTCAAGGAATTCAAAATGATCATTTTCCTAATCATATCGCTATGATGATGGATGGCAATGGTCGATGGGCTAAACAGCGTGGATTACCACGAACGGCAGGGCATTATGCTGGTATGAAAACGATGCGGAAAATTATTCGGATCTGTTGCAAGATGAATTTGAAATATCTCACGCTGTATGCATTCTCCTCTGAGAACTGGAAGCGCCCCAAGGATGAAGTGGATTATATTCTGAGTTTACCAGAGCAATTTTTTGATGAAGCAACGTTGCAGGAATTTGACGAAAATAACATCCGAGTACAATTTCTGGGGGATATTCGTAAATTCTCGACGGGGTTAACGGATATGATGCAATCAACTGTGGAACGAACCAGGAACAATGATGGAATGATCTTGAATTTTGCGATGAATTATGGAGGTAGGGCTGATATTATGCATGCCATGGAACAAATAGTGGCATCCGGCATTCATCCAGATGAGATAACGGAAGAGCTGTTCGAATCGTATTTGTATACCGAGGGTCAACCTTCACCTGAACTCATCATTCGTACAAGTGGGGAGATCCGTCTGAGCAACTTTCTGCTATGGCAGTCAGCCACCTCCGAACTATGGTTTACGCCAACCTACTGGCCAGATTTTAATCAAAAGTTACTGGACAGTGCGATTCAGGAGTACATCGAACGAAAAACAAGAGAATGA
- a CDS encoding N-acetyltransferase → MELRPITSITMDEFAQLGHFGYVSTRKFECSREETEIPYSYTVRLHLIDVDPPYVKEEMNDEEDLKRYNQLVTLGYSYGVYVDQKLVALAIAEPQYWNNTLLIWHLQVHERHQRKGYGKILIDKMANLARDNGLRAVTVETQNTNVAAVQFYMQCGFQIEGIDLSLYSNNDTGSEEVALYMRRKIPQQHE, encoded by the coding sequence GTGGAATTAAGACCAATCACATCGATAACGATGGATGAATTTGCTCAGCTCGGTCATTTTGGATACGTATCCACGCGTAAATTCGAATGTTCAAGAGAAGAGACGGAGATACCTTACTCTTACACGGTACGACTCCATCTCATTGATGTAGATCCGCCGTATGTGAAGGAAGAAATGAATGATGAAGAGGATCTGAAGCGATATAACCAGCTTGTTACATTAGGTTATTCGTATGGGGTGTATGTCGATCAGAAGTTAGTGGCGCTTGCGATTGCTGAGCCTCAATACTGGAATAATACGTTGTTAATCTGGCATCTTCAGGTTCATGAGCGCCATCAGCGGAAAGGGTACGGCAAGATTCTTATCGATAAGATGGCCAACTTAGCTAGAGACAACGGGTTACGAGCGGTGACGGTTGAGACGCAAAATACCAATGTAGCCGCAGTACAGTTCTATATGCAATGCGGATTTCAGATCGAAGGAATTGACCTCTCGCTATACTCCAATAACGATACAGGAAGTGAAGAGGTCGCATTGTATATGCGCAGGAAGATTCCACAACAACATGAATAA
- a CDS encoding radical SAM protein: protein MAAKNRYKSLELETPGVYELEGLEVGVTSNCNYKCDYCCAYNRDDGECISAQEVIRIISELPRLKRVRLSGGEVTLKYQDCLEIVTYCAAHGIDTQLNTNATLLTEERIHALRDAGLSNIHISFNYTEPDAYAAYYRVHPRMYERLEQNIRLCTEAGLETVLETLLFEGTQANMRAISEKVYDMGVRIHEIQNSIVMPHSNWSQITPKESLVHSVRELITHKKPDTTLYFTCMDRFADQLGFREEPGVYFSNCVDGTKQLHLHGNGDILICELCHPVVIGNIYQGTSLIDIYSNQPRALSDFLEKLPCPAYDALFPNEQNA, encoded by the coding sequence TTGGCAGCTAAAAATAGGTATAAATCACTTGAACTTGAAACGCCCGGCGTATATGAGCTTGAAGGATTGGAAGTGGGAGTGACATCCAATTGTAATTACAAATGCGACTATTGCTGTGCATATAATCGAGATGATGGAGAATGTATTAGTGCTCAGGAGGTTATCCGGATTATCAGTGAGCTTCCACGGCTCAAACGAGTGCGTTTGTCTGGGGGAGAAGTGACCCTGAAATATCAGGACTGTTTGGAGATTGTGACGTATTGTGCAGCCCATGGCATTGACACACAGTTGAATACAAATGCAACCTTGCTGACAGAAGAACGAATACATGCTTTGCGTGATGCAGGATTATCCAATATTCATATTTCGTTTAACTATACGGAACCAGACGCGTATGCAGCGTATTACCGGGTACATCCAAGGATGTATGAACGGTTGGAGCAGAACATTCGTCTGTGTACCGAAGCAGGATTAGAGACGGTGCTGGAAACTCTGCTATTTGAAGGCACGCAAGCGAATATGCGAGCCATTAGTGAGAAGGTCTACGACATGGGCGTTCGCATTCATGAGATTCAGAACAGCATTGTGATGCCACATAGCAATTGGAGTCAGATTACACCGAAGGAATCTCTTGTTCATTCCGTTAGGGAACTCATTACACATAAGAAGCCGGATACGACCCTTTATTTCACGTGCATGGATCGCTTTGCCGATCAATTAGGTTTCCGAGAGGAACCTGGCGTTTATTTCTCGAATTGTGTGGACGGAACCAAGCAGCTGCATTTACATGGAAACGGGGATATCCTCATCTGTGAATTATGCCACCCGGTGGTCATCGGTAATATCTATCAAGGTACATCCCTAATAGATATCTATTCGAACCAACCCCGTGCGTTATCTGATTTTCTAGAAAAGTTGCCTTGTCCGGCATACGATGCACTTTTCCCCAATGAACAAAACGCATAA
- a CDS encoding VOC family protein — MTKEGFTHCLQMFPSVNMAATAGFYERMGFRVVRYLDSSEPHVCLYMDQVEIVLTQSNQEAIIPNREVHGYGYDAYFITDAQEQMENTLRELGVNIVRPLSTTDYNNKEFVFEDIDRRWIAVGNKQ; from the coding sequence ATGACAAAAGAGGGCTTTACACATTGTTTACAGATGTTTCCTAGTGTAAATATGGCTGCTACAGCAGGGTTCTACGAACGAATGGGCTTCCGGGTTGTACGTTATCTGGATTCAAGTGAACCTCATGTGTGCCTATATATGGATCAGGTTGAAATCGTATTAACTCAATCGAACCAAGAAGCAATTATACCTAATCGAGAAGTGCACGGTTATGGGTACGATGCGTATTTCATTACCGATGCCCAGGAGCAGATGGAGAACACGTTAAGAGAGTTAGGTGTAAATATTGTACGTCCGCTATCTACCACGGATTATAACAATAAGGAATTTGTGTTTGAGGATATTGATCGAAGATGGATTGCGGTAGGTAACAAGCAGTAA
- a CDS encoding AAA family ATPase, whose translation MYLKSVELLHDQVSQKNQHPFDIPTVASLGRLEFKRNITFFVGENGSGKSTLLEGIAYQCGFNTAGGGRNNYYDTHASESSLGHYLRLGWLPKISNGFFMRSESFYQFASHVEEVGSLKHYGGQSLHKQSHGESFLSLFMNRFNSKGIYLLDEPEAALSPARQLSLLRILHDLSDTSQFIIATHSPIILGYPGASILSFDHGSIQEVEYEDTEHVQITRSFLENRDRMLKELLRD comes from the coding sequence ATGTATTTAAAAAGTGTAGAGTTGTTGCACGATCAAGTTAGCCAAAAGAACCAGCATCCGTTCGATATTCCAACTGTCGCTTCTTTGGGACGGCTTGAGTTCAAGCGCAACATTACATTTTTTGTAGGTGAAAATGGCTCTGGTAAATCTACGCTACTAGAAGGTATTGCTTATCAATGCGGGTTCAATACGGCTGGAGGCGGGCGCAACAATTATTATGATACGCATGCATCCGAATCTTCATTAGGACATTACTTGCGTCTAGGGTGGTTGCCCAAAATATCCAATGGTTTCTTCATGCGCTCCGAATCCTTCTATCAATTTGCATCACATGTCGAGGAGGTTGGTTCTCTTAAACACTATGGAGGTCAATCCTTACATAAACAATCGCACGGCGAGTCCTTTCTGAGCTTATTCATGAACCGGTTCAATTCAAAAGGAATCTATTTGTTAGATGAGCCAGAGGCGGCATTATCCCCGGCGAGACAGCTATCGTTACTGCGTATTCTGCATGACCTTTCGGATACCTCTCAGTTCATTATTGCAACGCACTCTCCGATTATTCTGGGTTACCCCGGAGCAAGCATACTGAGCTTCGATCATGGCTCCATTCAGGAAGTGGAGTACGAGGATACCGAGCATGTTCAGATTACCCGCAGTTTCTTGGAGAACCGAGACCGGATGCTGAAGGAGTTACTTAGAGATTAA
- a CDS encoding RNA polymerase alpha subunit C-terminal domain-containing protein: MAETNKTLRTCAQGHQYYKSSDCPTCPECEKKHKPLTGFLSLLSAPARRALEHEGITTLEKLSNYREKDILKLHGIGPSSMPSLRKSMEEEGLRFKD, translated from the coding sequence TTGGCAGAAACCAATAAAACATTACGAACATGTGCACAAGGTCACCAATATTATAAAAGCAGCGACTGTCCTACATGTCCAGAATGCGAGAAGAAACACAAACCCCTAACGGGATTTTTAAGTCTTCTTAGTGCACCGGCTCGGCGGGCATTGGAGCATGAAGGGATCACAACGCTAGAGAAGCTTTCTAATTATCGTGAGAAGGATATTTTGAAGTTGCATGGTATCGGGCCTTCCTCAATGCCGAGCCTTCGCAAGTCCATGGAGGAAGAAGGGTTACGCTTCAAAGATTAA
- a CDS encoding GNAT family N-acetyltransferase, whose amino-acid sequence MKTIASYFDPFPILETERTRLRPITYSDLDDMYGYCSHPDVSRYTTWDKHESKADTKGFIDFILSRYEADQLGPWGIEYKPTGKLIGSCNYLNCDSHTMKVEIGYVLSNDYWNKGIMTEVVNRIIQFGFTEVGLVRIQAMCMVNNTGSAKVMEKTGMKFEGILRNYAKVKQELHDLNMYAITIEDYRSLRGV is encoded by the coding sequence ATGAAGACGATTGCGAGTTACTTTGATCCATTCCCTATCCTGGAAACAGAGCGTACACGTTTACGACCAATCACGTATTCAGATCTGGATGATATGTACGGCTACTGTTCTCACCCGGATGTCTCCCGTTATACCACATGGGACAAGCATGAGAGCAAGGCGGATACAAAGGGCTTTATTGATTTTATCTTAAGTCGGTATGAAGCTGATCAGTTGGGGCCATGGGGAATCGAGTATAAGCCAACTGGGAAGCTGATTGGTAGCTGCAATTATCTAAATTGCGATAGTCATACGATGAAAGTTGAAATAGGGTATGTTCTCTCAAATGATTATTGGAATAAAGGTATTATGACCGAGGTTGTGAACCGAATCATTCAATTTGGTTTTACAGAAGTAGGTCTTGTAAGGATTCAGGCGATGTGTATGGTCAACAATACAGGTTCCGCAAAGGTTATGGAGAAAACGGGTATGAAGTTCGAAGGAATTCTGCGTAATTATGCCAAGGTGAAGCAAGAGCTCCATGACTTGAACATGTACGCTATTACCATCGAAGATTACAGATCGCTAAGAGGTGTATGA
- a CDS encoding aminoglycoside phosphotransferase family protein yields MNEIQYNLNFEKLCSELALGDVVGTPTAISGGLLHRTYAVVTSLNKYAVKALNPQIMLRPEAVTNYIQSERIANKLAGSIAAQPAMIFNGNAVHRIEGQYYLVFQWIDGKTLQSKDVTSFYCEQMGTILGQIHRTDCSSVIDTSLQQAQQLEIDWNGYMKRGLHENIEWAALLENQVHKLDEWTAKANTASTILSVDQVVSHRDLEPKNVMWRHNKPIIIDWESAGLITPLHDLVETAIYWSVRDTGSVSQVKFMAFVRAYRKQAGEQKADWGMVLNHGYEGKLAWLEYSLKRSLKIECTDQTEQQLGTSQVIGTLESLQRYENMSAEIEGWLNA; encoded by the coding sequence ATGAATGAGATTCAGTATAATCTAAACTTTGAAAAATTGTGCAGTGAGTTGGCGCTTGGCGATGTAGTAGGAACGCCTACAGCCATCTCAGGAGGGTTATTACATAGGACTTATGCCGTAGTTACTAGTCTAAATAAGTATGCAGTGAAGGCACTCAATCCTCAAATTATGCTCAGACCTGAAGCGGTTACGAATTATATACAGTCGGAACGAATTGCGAATAAGCTAGCCGGCTCTATTGCTGCACAACCAGCTATGATCTTCAATGGTAATGCTGTGCACCGTATTGAAGGTCAATACTATCTCGTTTTTCAATGGATTGATGGGAAGACTCTGCAGTCTAAGGATGTTACTTCGTTTTATTGTGAACAGATGGGTACGATTCTCGGACAGATACATCGGACGGATTGTTCGTCGGTAATTGATACAAGTCTTCAGCAAGCCCAACAACTAGAAATCGACTGGAACGGCTATATGAAACGAGGTCTGCACGAAAATATAGAGTGGGCTGCGCTATTGGAAAACCAGGTGCACAAGCTCGATGAATGGACTGCCAAGGCTAACACTGCTTCAACAATATTGAGCGTAGATCAGGTGGTCAGTCATCGGGATCTTGAGCCCAAAAATGTCATGTGGCGGCATAATAAACCTATTATTATTGATTGGGAATCGGCAGGATTGATTACTCCACTGCATGATCTGGTTGAAACTGCAATCTATTGGTCTGTTCGTGATACAGGTAGTGTTAGTCAAGTTAAATTCATGGCATTTGTCCGTGCATATCGGAAACAAGCAGGTGAACAAAAGGCCGATTGGGGCATGGTGTTGAATCATGGTTATGAAGGCAAGTTAGCATGGCTGGAATATAGCTTGAAGCGATCCTTAAAGATTGAATGCACCGATCAAACAGAACAACAGCTGGGAACATCTCAAGTCATTGGAACGTTAGAAAGTCTGCAAAGGTACGAAAATATGAGTGCTGAGATTGAAGGCTGGCTGAATGCTTAA
- a CDS encoding cation diffusion facilitator family transporter, which produces MSGHHHNHDHGHTHADTNNKKVLLVSFIIITLYMFVEAVGGFITNSLALISDAGHMLSDSIALGIALLAFTFGEKAVNTGKTYGYRRFEILAATLNGITLIGISLYIFYEAIGRFINPPEVATVGMLIISTIGLLINILVAWIMMRGSDTEKNLNMRGAYLHVISDMLGSVGAIAAALLMMFFGWGWADPLASVIVAVLVLRSGFFVTKSSLHILMEGTPKNVDLNDLVQTIQNVDGVQGVHDVHVWSITSNLNALTAHIVVDGKMDVYASEVLVQKIEHLLEHKEIKHVTLQVESEKHMHDRSVLCTVKGDAPDAHAHHHH; this is translated from the coding sequence ATGTCTGGACATCATCACAATCACGACCATGGTCATACTCATGCTGACACCAACAACAAGAAAGTACTGCTCGTTTCCTTTATCATCATTACCCTGTATATGTTCGTTGAAGCCGTTGGTGGGTTTATAACAAACAGCCTGGCATTAATATCAGATGCAGGTCACATGCTCTCAGACTCCATTGCCTTGGGAATTGCTTTGTTAGCATTCACATTTGGTGAGAAAGCCGTGAACACAGGTAAAACCTACGGTTATCGGCGTTTTGAGATTCTAGCCGCTACACTGAATGGAATTACCCTTATCGGTATTTCCCTATATATCTTTTACGAAGCCATTGGTCGCTTCATTAACCCACCCGAAGTAGCCACCGTAGGCATGCTGATTATCAGTACGATTGGATTGCTCATTAATATTCTGGTTGCCTGGATTATGATGCGAGGCAGTGACACGGAGAAAAATCTGAATATGCGCGGCGCATACTTACATGTCATCAGTGATATGCTCGGCTCTGTTGGGGCTATTGCTGCAGCTCTGCTCATGATGTTCTTCGGCTGGGGCTGGGCAGATCCATTAGCAAGTGTAATTGTGGCTGTACTCGTGTTACGAAGTGGATTCTTCGTTACCAAATCATCTCTACATATCCTCATGGAAGGTACACCTAAGAATGTAGATCTGAATGACCTTGTACAAACGATCCAAAACGTAGACGGCGTGCAAGGTGTACATGATGTACATGTATGGTCGATTACCAGCAATCTAAACGCATTAACCGCTCATATCGTAGTAGATGGCAAGATGGATGTGTATGCATCCGAAGTGTTGGTACAGAAGATTGAACATCTGCTGGAGCATAAAGAAATTAAACATGTGACTTTACAGGTTGAATCGGAGAAACACATGCATGATCGTTCCGTATTATGCACCGTAAAAGGCGACGCACCGGATGCGCATGCGCACCATCATCATTAA
- a CDS encoding STAS/SEC14 domain-containing protein, whose product MNKQNISTTISADLIVTHLTGKITTDDVNEWFVGFEQACQQFVSEGRTFKLLVDRKGYIPDHFSVQKAWKDKFFNKQLLQHTQAIAFLLEEGEIMNYLEQSNTTESVKFFADDEQALKWLKEYSI is encoded by the coding sequence ATTAACAAGCAAAATATCAGCACAACCATTTCAGCAGATTTAATCGTTACTCACCTAACTGGTAAGATTACTACAGATGACGTTAACGAATGGTTTGTAGGTTTCGAGCAAGCTTGCCAGCAATTTGTTTCCGAAGGTCGGACATTTAAATTGTTGGTCGATCGAAAAGGATACATTCCAGATCATTTTTCTGTGCAAAAGGCTTGGAAGGATAAGTTCTTCAACAAACAGCTTCTGCAACACACTCAGGCTATTGCTTTTCTCCTTGAAGAAGGCGAGATCATGAACTATTTAGAACAATCAAATACGACCGAATCCGTTAAATTCTTTGCTGATGATGAACAAGCATTGAAGTGGTTGAAGGAATACTCCATATAA
- a CDS encoding NIPSNAP family protein: MIYRRKTYIIYSSFVEEFNALFNEILLPSQQKYGARLIGRWHMPIDDEISEIFAMWEYDSMEQYEQIEEQIKADEAHVNRVQARCDLIGRDRIKTAWRENIQQQFFTSTVDRKDTILSPRP; this comes from the coding sequence ATGATCTATCGTAGGAAGACGTACATCATATATTCTTCATTTGTTGAGGAATTTAATGCTTTGTTTAATGAAATCTTGCTGCCTTCACAGCAGAAATATGGTGCAAGATTGATAGGAAGATGGCATATGCCCATCGATGATGAGATTAGCGAGATTTTTGCGATGTGGGAGTACGATTCAATGGAACAATATGAACAGATTGAAGAACAGATTAAGGCAGATGAAGCGCATGTTAATCGGGTTCAGGCGCGGTGTGACCTTATAGGAAGAGATCGTATAAAAACTGCATGGCGAGAAAATATCCAGCAACAGTTCTTCACTTCTACAGTAGATAGAAAGGATACCATTTTATCGCCTCGACCTTAA
- a CDS encoding N-acetyltransferase, with protein sequence MSSVTLKQLSTQEHAAMLDREFVNHFPWYRSGNYFAKCLEENVQGKRVTLLAFHNEVLAGACHLLHHSEYPFFNLDNIPEINDLNVFPEFRRKKIASALLDEMEKIAAQDYTRIGLGVGLYQDYGNAQMMYTKRGYVMDGKGIMYNNVQVVPGQPVMVDDELLLYLVKDLGI encoded by the coding sequence ATGAGCAGTGTTACGCTAAAACAACTTTCGACCCAGGAACATGCAGCCATGTTGGATCGTGAATTCGTTAATCATTTTCCATGGTATCGTTCGGGCAATTACTTTGCAAAGTGTTTGGAGGAGAATGTACAAGGAAAGCGAGTAACCCTATTGGCATTCCACAACGAGGTACTCGCGGGTGCCTGCCACCTGTTACATCACTCGGAGTATCCGTTTTTCAACCTTGATAATATTCCCGAGATCAATGATCTCAACGTATTCCCGGAATTCAGAAGAAAGAAAATTGCCAGCGCTTTACTGGATGAGATGGAGAAAATTGCAGCCCAAGATTACACGCGTATTGGACTCGGTGTAGGATTATATCAAGATTATGGAAATGCGCAAATGATGTATACCAAGCGTGGCTATGTCATGGATGGGAAAGGGATCATGTATAACAATGTTCAAGTGGTACCTGGACAACCTGTGATGGTAGATGATGAATTATTGCTGTATTTAGTGAAGGACTTGGGCATATAG
- a CDS encoding bifunctional glycosyltransferase family 2/GtrA family protein has product MTILIPAYEPDVRLLNLILQLQTFGLGPIVIVDDGSGPAYRGIFETAEAYGCTVLTHIVNLGKGQALKTGFQHIRESNTTGYVVCADSDGQHLPHDIKRIFDVLQEQQTPGIVLGSRQFSGRIPLRSRFGNTVTRGVFALTTGTKVYDTQTGLRGFPYSMLGWLLQIPGERFEYEMNMLLTAHQEGYVITEEYIDTVYLDHNRSSHFRPLVDSLRIYLPILKFSTSSVVSALIDFALLFIIQYFTHHLFLAVVTARLCSSIFNYTVNRKYVFTRGQTSKVHQSFPKYFALVILVLLLNYGLLYFYNETLILPLIAAKLLTEASIFLFSYWAQRRFVYS; this is encoded by the coding sequence ATGACCATATTAATTCCTGCATATGAACCAGATGTTCGTTTACTGAATCTTATTTTGCAATTACAGACATTTGGTCTTGGTCCCATTGTGATCGTGGATGATGGCAGCGGACCTGCGTACCGAGGAATATTTGAAACGGCCGAGGCGTATGGATGCACCGTGCTCACACATATCGTTAATTTGGGGAAAGGGCAGGCACTCAAGACGGGGTTTCAACACATTCGGGAGAGCAACACGACAGGTTATGTTGTCTGTGCGGATAGTGATGGACAGCATCTCCCGCATGATATTAAACGAATATTCGATGTGTTGCAGGAGCAACAGACACCTGGCATCGTACTTGGCAGCCGTCAGTTCAGTGGGAGAATTCCACTGCGCAGCCGATTTGGTAACACGGTTACCCGGGGTGTGTTTGCTCTTACGACAGGCACCAAAGTATATGATACACAGACAGGCCTACGGGGGTTTCCATATTCTATGTTAGGCTGGCTGCTTCAGATTCCTGGGGAACGATTTGAATATGAGATGAACATGCTGTTGACTGCACACCAAGAAGGGTATGTAATTACCGAGGAGTATATTGATACGGTGTACCTGGATCATAATCGTTCGTCTCATTTCCGCCCATTGGTCGATTCGTTACGAATCTATCTGCCAATCCTTAAATTTAGCACGTCTTCGGTTGTATCGGCGCTGATCGATTTTGCCCTATTATTCATTATTCAATATTTCACACATCATCTATTTCTGGCCGTGGTTACCGCGAGATTGTGCAGTTCAATCTTCAACTATACAGTTAACCGGAAGTATGTGTTCACAAGGGGACAAACGTCCAAGGTTCACCAATCGTTCCCCAAATATTTTGCACTCGTCATCCTCGTGCTACTATTGAATTATGGTCTGCTGTACTTCTATAACGAAACCTTAATTCTTCCGCTCATTGCGGCAAAATTGTTGACAGAGGCTTCAATCTTCCTGTTCAGTTATTGGGCACAGCGTCGATTTGTTTATTCGTAA
- a CDS encoding phosphodiester glycosidase family protein, with protein MIRHVEVVVADDTTNTASLASNETTQTSSEVNATSDDWNYTSDDMQINIEKVQTGTGSDQITYYVADVTVADASSLRTALADNSFGTNIIENTSDIAAANNAIFAINGDYYGFRDDGVIIRNGTVYRDSPTRDALALFNDGTIKTYNETEVSSSELLAEGVTNTLSFGPILIQNGEIVSDFSSVKIDTNFGNRSIQDANPRTAIGMIAPNHYVFVVVDGRQDESRGMTLAELAAVMKDLGATEAYNLDGGGSSTMYFMGRVVNNPLGRNQERGVSDILYLKEGEAS; from the coding sequence TTGATCAGGCATGTGGAAGTGGTCGTTGCCGACGACACAACTAACACTGCATCTCTTGCATCAAATGAGACCACACAGACAAGCAGTGAAGTGAATGCAACATCGGATGACTGGAACTATACCAGTGATGATATGCAGATTAACATTGAGAAAGTTCAGACCGGGACGGGTTCGGATCAGATTACTTATTATGTAGCGGATGTGACGGTAGCTGACGCAAGTAGTCTGCGCACAGCACTGGCGGATAACAGCTTTGGCACGAACATTATTGAGAACACATCTGATATTGCTGCTGCGAATAACGCGATCTTTGCCATCAATGGTGATTATTACGGCTTCCGAGATGATGGCGTTATTATCCGTAACGGTACAGTATACCGGGATAGTCCAACCCGTGATGCACTCGCATTGTTCAATGACGGTACGATCAAGACTTATAACGAGACCGAAGTTTCTTCCTCAGAGCTACTTGCTGAAGGAGTGACCAATACGTTATCTTTTGGACCTATTCTAATTCAGAATGGTGAGATTGTGAGTGATTTTAGTAGTGTGAAAATCGATACCAACTTCGGCAACCGCTCTATACAGGACGCGAATCCCCGCACGGCCATAGGAATGATTGCTCCGAATCACTATGTGTTCGTCGTAGTGGATGGACGCCAGGATGAGAGTCGTGGTATGACACTGGCTGAACTTGCTGCTGTGATGAAAGACTTGGGCGCAACCGAGGCCTACAACTTGGACGGTGGAGGATCGTCGACAATGTACTTTATGGGCAGAGTTGTCAATAATCCGCTGGGGAGAAATCAGGAACGCGGCGTCAGTGACATCCTGTATCTCAAGGAGGGTGAAGCATCATGA